Within Gallaecimonas pentaromativorans, the genomic segment ATTTTCTTTGTTGGCGATGGCATGGGGGTTTCAACCCTGACCGCCGCCCGCATCTACCAGGGCCAGCAGGCAGGCAACAGCGGCGAAGAAAACCGCCTGAGCTTTGAGACCTTCCCTTACAGCGCCCTGTCCAAAACCTATTCGGTAAACCAGCAGACCCCGGACTCCGCCCCGACCATGACCGCCATGATAACCGGCGTCAAAACCGAAGACGGCATGCTGTCGGTATCGGCCGACTCCATCCGTGGCAACTGCTTGTCCAGCCAGGGTAACGAGCTGAAAACCGCCCTGGAGCTGGCCGAAGATCGGGGTAAATCCACCGGGATTGTCAGCACCGCCCGCATCACCCACGCCACCCCGGCCGCCACTTACGCTCACACCCCCGAGCGTGACTGGGAAGCCGACAGCAACCTGACCGCCGAAGCGGTCGCCAATGGCTGCCACGACATCGCCTACCAACTGGTGATGGATGCACCGGGCGACGGCCTGGAAGTGGCACTGGGTGGCGGGCGCAGCTACTTCCTGCCCAATACCGTGACCGACGGCGAAGGCGCCAAGGGCCGCCGCAAGGACGGTAACGACCTGACCGCCAAATGGAGTGAGCAGTTCACCAACGCGGCTTACGTGTGGAACCAAGCACAGTTCGACGCCATCGATGTGACCAAAACCGACCACCTGCTGGGCCTCTTTGAAGCCTCCCACATGCAGTACGAGGCAGACCGAGCCGACGATACCGCCGGCGAGCCGTCTCTGGCCGAGATGACCAGCAAGGCCATCGACATGCTGGCCAAGAACGACAAAGGCTACTTCCTGATGGTGGAAGGGGGCCGTATCGACC encodes:
- a CDS encoding alkaline phosphatase, which produces MKKIPQVMSALGAAVATALVAMAADAAVLPTTQTDSSWYQDGAAAVAAKVAQARNTGTAKNIIFFVGDGMGVSTLTAARIYQGQQAGNSGEENRLSFETFPYSALSKTYSVNQQTPDSAPTMTAMITGVKTEDGMLSVSADSIRGNCLSSQGNELKTALELAEDRGKSTGIVSTARITHATPAATYAHTPERDWEADSNLTAEAVANGCHDIAYQLVMDAPGDGLEVALGGGRSYFLPNTVTDGEGAKGRRKDGNDLTAKWSEQFTNAAYVWNQAQFDAIDVTKTDHLLGLFEASHMQYEADRADDTAGEPSLAEMTSKAIDMLAKNDKGYFLMVEGGRIDHAHHAGNAARALADTVALSDAVKAALGKVDLEDTLIIVSADHSHTFTIAGYPARGNPILGLVHEPNDEAIAVNAATADDGLPYTTLGYANGPGAKQGARSDLSGIDTTDVDFLQQAQVPMGSETHAAEDVAIYATGPGAYLFQGNVEQNVIFHVMNQAGALGGSKY